Below is a window of Campylobacter canadensis DNA.
AAAGACTTCAAAGACAATTAACGATGATGCAAAATTAATGCTTGAATTTTTATCAAGCGTATGTGCAAATAATAATTCTGATGCAAAGATGATTTCTTTTTTAAGCACAGAGCTTAGCAAAAAAAATCCAAGTTATGCAAAAGAGATTGATATATATGAAAAAATGGGAATTGCAAAGCGTAAATTTCAATGAATAAATTATATTTTAGATATTTAGCGTCGCTTTATTTAAAGGATTTTTTAATTTTATTATTTGCAATGGTTTTAATGTTTGCTTTTATTGATATTTTAGTAAATCATTCAAAGCTAAATTTTAATTCCAATTTATTTTTACTTTATTTTTTATTTACTTGTTTTAGTGCCATTGCTTATGTTTTACCAATTTGTCAAATTCTTGCTTTTATTTGGATGAAAATAAGCCTTATTAAAAATAATGAACTAATAGCGCTTTATTCTTTAGGGCTTAGTAAAAATCAAATTCTTTTTGCTGCTTTTTTACTTTCTTTTTTTATTAGTCTTATTTCAATATGTGCTAATTTTACTTCTTTTGCTTATGCAGAAAGTTATAAAAATAACATTTTAAAAAATTCTTATGTAGAAAGTAAAAGAGATGATATTTTTTTTAAATATAAAGAGGATTTTTTTTATATTCAAAGATATGAAAATAATCAAATTTTTAATGTAAAAATATTTTCTATGAAAGATGAAAAAATAAAAAAAATAATAAAAGCTCAAAGTGCAGAATTTAAAAATAAAGAATGGAATTTTAAAAATGTAAATGTTATTGAATTTTTAGATGATGCACAGTTAGGAAAACAAGCAATTAAAACAAATAATTATTATGAAAAAATAACCTTAGATAATTTTACTCCAAGCATTTTACAAAATTTTGGAACTTCTAATATATCGTTAAAAGATGCCTATTTTTATTTAAAAAATATAAATAAACAATCAAGTGTAATAAGAGCTAATATTTATAAATTAAGTATATTTTTATTATATGCACCATTTTTAAGTATTATTTTATTTTATTATCTTCCAAGTTTAGCAAGATATGAAGATTTAAGCATAAAAGGTCTTGTTTTAACCTGTGCTAGTTTGCTTATTTATGGTGGATTTTTTTTGTTATTAAGATTAGCAACAAATGATTCTTTAAATCCTGAAATTGCTATCTTAATGCCAGTTATGTTTATTATTGTATATTCGTTAATATTATTTATTAAAAATAAGTGAGTTAAGGAGTGCTTGTGCAAGAGATTATAAAAGATATTAAAACCCCATTTTATTTATACGATTTTGATGCAATTAAAGAAAGATTTTTAAGTATAAAAAATTCTTTAAACGGCGTTAGTTCCAATATTTTTTATGCAGTAAAAGCAAATTCAAATTTATCTTTATTAAAATTTTTAAAAGAACTTGATAGCGGTTTTGATTGCGTTAGCGTAAATGAAATTAAAAGAGCTTTATTAATCGGTGCAAAGCCTTATAAGATTATTTTTAGTGGAGTTGCAAAAAGCAAAGAAGACTTAGAATTTGCTTTACAAGAAAAGATTTTATATATAAATATTGAAAATCAAGCAGAATTAGATTTATTAGAAGAATGCGCTAAGAATTTAAATACAGTTGCAAATATATCAATTCGTGTAAATCCTAATGTAGATGCAAAAACACATCCTTATATTTCTACAGGTCTTAAAGAAAATAAATTTGGCGTTAGTCTTGATGTAGCAAGAAAAATGTATTTAAAAGCACATAAAAGCGAATATTTAAATCCTATTGCTTGTCATTTTCACATAGGCTCAAATTTATTAGATTTAAGCCCTATTATTCAAAGTGCTAAAATAATTAAGGATTTTGTTACTTCGCTAAATAGTGCAGGGCTTAATATTCGCTTTTTTGATATTGGTGGCGGTATTGGAGTAAGCTATTTAAAAGATGAAATTGAACCTAATATTAAAGACTTTTTTAATCAAATAAAAGCTATAGCAAAAGATTATACAATATGCACAGAACCAGGCAGATACATAGTAGCAAATGCTGGATATTTAGTAACAAAAGTTTTATATGAAAAAATCAACGAAAATAAAAGATTTGTAATAGTTGATGCTGCTATGAGTGAGCTAATAAGACCAAGTTTATATAATGCAAAGCACGAAATAATATGCTTTAAAGATGATTTAGCAAATTCTAGCAAGGCTGATGTGGTTGGCGGGGTTTGTGAAAGTGGGGATTTTTTAGCAAAAGATGTCGTGTTACCTAGTTTAAATAGCCAAGATTATTTAATAGTTAAAAGTGCTGGTGCATATGGCTATGTAATGAGTAGCAATTATAATTCAAGAACAAAAATTGCAGAATATGCCATAATTAATGGTAAAATAAAACTTATTAATAAAGCAGAAGATTTTATGCAAATGATAAAAGGCGAAGTGGAGTGCTTATGAGCTTAGAAGATATTAGAAAAGATATTAATCAAATTGATGATGAGATAATTACTTTGCTTAAAAAAAGAATGCAATGTGTTCATAAAGTTGGTTTAATAAAGCAAAATGAAAAAAGCCCAATTTATAGACCAACAAGAGAAATGCAAATAATAA
It encodes the following:
- the lysA gene encoding diaminopimelate decarboxylase; protein product: MLVQEIIKDIKTPFYLYDFDAIKERFLSIKNSLNGVSSNIFYAVKANSNLSLLKFLKELDSGFDCVSVNEIKRALLIGAKPYKIIFSGVAKSKEDLEFALQEKILYINIENQAELDLLEECAKNLNTVANISIRVNPNVDAKTHPYISTGLKENKFGVSLDVARKMYLKAHKSEYLNPIACHFHIGSNLLDLSPIIQSAKIIKDFVTSLNSAGLNIRFFDIGGGIGVSYLKDEIEPNIKDFFNQIKAIAKDYTICTEPGRYIVANAGYLVTKVLYEKINENKRFVIVDAAMSELIRPSLYNAKHEIICFKDDLANSSKADVVGGVCESGDFLAKDVVLPSLNSQDYLIVKSAGAYGYVMSSNYNSRTKIAEYAIINGKIKLINKAEDFMQMIKGEVECL
- a CDS encoding LptF/LptG family permease, yielding MNKLYFRYLASLYLKDFLILLFAMVLMFAFIDILVNHSKLNFNSNLFLLYFLFTCFSAIAYVLPICQILAFIWMKISLIKNNELIALYSLGLSKNQILFAAFLLSFFISLISICANFTSFAYAESYKNNILKNSYVESKRDDIFFKYKEDFFYIQRYENNQIFNVKIFSMKDEKIKKIIKAQSAEFKNKEWNFKNVNVIEFLDDAQLGKQAIKTNNYYEKITLDNFTPSILQNFGTSNISLKDAYFYLKNINKQSSVIRANIYKLSIFLLYAPFLSIILFYYLPSLARYEDLSIKGLVLTCASLLIYGGFFLLLRLATNDSLNPEIAILMPVMFIIVYSLILFIKNK